Proteins encoded together in one Amblyomma americanum isolate KBUSLIRL-KWMA chromosome 1, ASM5285725v1, whole genome shotgun sequence window:
- the LOC144132979 gene encoding uncharacterized protein LOC144132979 encodes MAPTTAFCARDREDNCREMALRVHCLDSGWGTPTASQLRRLLGLQCAVGQVVAGDCGEVAVYESPTWTANVTLQLERSPRDSFMHIVLKWCDQCQNASNNGAAAGKSGPPEWWLASEELEEFCDPYSTQIATEHKDVPVNAFALGCFLGYNTFVAHFDSTYTMPPPPSPLSSAKSSSSLSGKSMSVKRGKKGRAVKSSSPSDGTSSSAKTPCPNSELTSSEGFKVTQCNAHFEHCSNGLYLYFVDVRKRSSTLFRLLVRYSTICRIILRKTSPTSTIVYLQLLHPPLLYKVCAGNSATSQCNREGDYLPQFDLSDTTPWDRAVEFGEGPFKCGADVLGRSRMMRLTLSGPRHWAPLCNLILRTRKNAQVFYAPVRELHAREFKAVARPSVQDFGVVYALLSVWSESFQVGI; translated from the exons ATGGCACCGACGACCGCGTTTTGCGCTCGCGACCGGGAGGACAACTGCCGGGAGATGGCGCTGCGCGTCCATTGTCTGGACTCCGGCTGGGGCACGCCGACAGCGTCTCAGCTTCGGCGGCTTCTCGGTCTGCAGTGCGCCGTGGGCCAAGTGGTGGCCGGAGACTGTGGCGAGGTCGCAGTCTACGAGAGCCCCACTTGGACGGCAAACGTGACGCTGCAACTGGAGCGGTCACCCAGGGACTCGTTCATGCATATCGTACTTAAGTG GTGCGACCAATGCCAGAACGCCTCTAATAACGGCGCGGCTGCGGGCAAGTCCGGCCCGCCAGAATGGTGGCTCGCATCCGAGGAGCTCGAGGAGTTCTGCGACCCGTACAGCACCCAGATAGCCACGGAGCACAAGGACGTACCCGTAAACGCGTTCGCCCTCGGCTGCTTCCTCGGGTACAACACTTTTGTGGCGCACTTTGACAGCACCTACACCATGCCGCCTCCTCCATCGCCACTCTCGTCTGCCAAGTCTTCGTCCTCCCTCTCCGGCAAATCAATGTCTGTGAAGcggggaaagaagggaagagcgGTCAAGTCTAGCTCCCCTTCAGATGGAACAAGCTCATCTGCGAAGACGCCTTGTCCCAACAGTGAGCTGACCTCATCTGAAGGCTTTAAG GTGACGCAGTGCAATGCGCACTTTGAGCACTGTTCCAATGGGTTGTACCTGTACTTCGTGGATGTCCGCAAGCGTAGCTCCACGCTGTTCCGGCTGCTGGTGCGGTACTCGACCATCTgccgcatcattctgcgcaagacGTCGCCGACATCCACTATTGTCTACCTGCAGCTGTTGCACCCGCCGCTGCTTTACAAGGTGTGCGCTGGCAACAGCGCCACCAGCCAGTGCAACCGCGAGGGCGACTACCTGCCACAG TTCGACCTGTCCGACACCACCCCGTGGGACCGGGCCGTCGAGTTCGGTGAAGgacccttcaagtgcggtgccGACGTTCTGGGCAGAAGTCGCATGATGCGCCTGACGCTCAGTGGACCACGCCACTGGGCACCTCTCTGCAACCTGATCCTGCGCACGCGCAAAAACGCGCAGGTTTTTTACGCGCCGGTGCGCGAGCTGCATGCGCGCGAGTTCAAGGCAGTGGCCAGGCCCAGCGTGCAGGACTTCGGCGTCGTGTACGCCTTGCTCAGCGTCTGGTCCGAGAGCTTTCAGGTAGGGATTTAA